Proteins from a single region of Paraglaciecola sp. T6c:
- a CDS encoding acyl-CoA thioesterase, whose amino-acid sequence MDFNYYFRVRYGECDAQSVVFNARYADYVDITMTEFFRAFYGGFDNLLSQGYETQVVNLNISWQSSARFDDVIAASVSVMKVGNTSFTCEVNLVHQSSGRAIANAQITYVCVDATTFIKKAVPQSLRSGLLDQKQLPAINHAGEIQGA is encoded by the coding sequence ATGGATTTTAACTACTATTTTCGCGTCCGTTACGGTGAGTGTGATGCACAAAGCGTGGTATTTAATGCACGCTACGCAGACTATGTTGACATCACAATGACCGAATTTTTTCGAGCATTTTATGGTGGTTTCGATAATCTATTAAGCCAAGGGTACGAAACCCAAGTGGTAAACCTCAATATTAGTTGGCAATCTTCAGCGCGCTTTGATGATGTTATTGCAGCCTCTGTGAGTGTCATGAAGGTCGGGAATACGTCTTTTACCTGCGAAGTAAACCTAGTGCATCAAAGTAGTGGTAGAGCAATCGCCAATGCACAAATTACCTATGTTTGCGTTGATGCGACTACGTTTATCAAAAAGGCTGTTCCGCAAAGCTTACGCAGTGGGCTATTAGATCAAAAACAATTGCCTGCTATTAACCACGCAGGTGAGATTCAAGGAGCGTAG
- a CDS encoding GGDEF domain-containing protein, which produces MVPQNRKSDTALFDALRIRSSLTVERLSALVNQPNINLKALNQCLSPLEKQLPAIIDEIYASHPEMADVALQTDEFNLSTDLRYLLKAYIKELLVNNEYDEQYISNRIVLIVHYKNIGVPALTFIQFIDTLRHVLLQHIEKIPTLSSIKEPISLAIRQLLQFDLELCVDINVAHLHADIEELRKEHNELRKNIEARIAQRTKDLMEQVRLDPLTKIYNISAMQEMLDKELALAKRRHTKLSLVYFDVDHFKRINDTEGHLKGDEVLKEIGQTLRQCVRQTDIACRYGGDEFCVVLLECNALEAQKVCEKLIATFQSRYPTYSFSMGIAETGASEFVSVKQLIHLADQKMYLAKKQAGYKIVL; this is translated from the coding sequence ATGGTGCCTCAGAATAGGAAAAGTGACACTGCGTTGTTTGACGCTTTGCGCATTCGATCAAGTTTAACCGTGGAACGTTTGTCCGCTTTAGTCAATCAACCCAATATTAATCTTAAGGCGTTGAATCAATGCCTTTCCCCTCTTGAAAAACAACTTCCTGCGATTATTGATGAGATCTATGCGTCACACCCAGAGATGGCAGATGTGGCGTTGCAGACTGATGAGTTCAATCTCTCTACAGATTTGCGATATCTTCTTAAGGCCTATATCAAGGAGTTATTGGTCAATAATGAGTATGACGAGCAGTACATCAGTAACCGTATCGTGTTAATTGTACATTATAAAAATATTGGTGTACCAGCGTTAACCTTCATTCAGTTTATCGATACTTTGCGCCATGTATTACTCCAACATATTGAGAAGATACCGACTTTGAGTTCTATAAAAGAGCCAATTAGCTTGGCCATTCGCCAATTACTGCAGTTCGACCTTGAGTTGTGTGTTGACATTAACGTGGCACATTTACACGCTGATATCGAGGAACTGCGAAAAGAACACAACGAATTACGCAAAAATATTGAAGCTAGAATTGCCCAGCGCACAAAAGATTTGATGGAGCAGGTGCGATTGGACCCGCTGACTAAAATATACAACATCAGTGCGATGCAAGAAATGCTCGATAAAGAGCTCGCATTAGCGAAGCGTCGGCACACAAAGTTGTCGTTAGTGTATTTTGATGTTGACCACTTCAAGCGTATAAATGACACCGAAGGGCACTTAAAAGGAGATGAAGTGCTTAAAGAAATCGGTCAAACACTGCGCCAGTGCGTGCGTCAAACAGACATAGCATGCCGTTACGGTGGTGATGAGTTTTGTGTCGTGTTACTGGAGTGTAATGCACTTGAAGCGCAGAAAGTATGTGAAAAACTGATCGCTACTTTTCAATCCCGTTACCCGACTTATTCGTTTAGTATGGGGATCGCTGAAACAGGAGCATCGGAATTTGTCAGTGTTAAACAGTTGATCCATTTAGCGGACCAGAAAATGTATCTTGCTAAAAAACAAGCGGGTTACAAAATAGTACTTTGA